The genomic region AATGACCGCTCGGCGTTCCAATATTTCGCTGGACATCGCGTCGTTCCTTAATGGGGCCTCGCCCATTTTTGCGGGCAAGGCCTGCTAACGCGACGAATCAGACCGCGAACATCTTCATGACTTCGCCGGACGTGACGGGGCGGCCGTCGCCCTTCGATGGATTCATGCCGCCGAGCCCGGAGCGCAGCACGGTGTCGACATGCGTCGCCTGTGCGCGGAGTGCGCCCACCGTGCAGTTCTCGCGACCGAGAATCGAGATCGGGTCGAACGAAAATTCGCGCATCGTGTTGAGGTGCGTGATCTTGTCGATGGTCTCTTTCGGCAGATGCTTGATCGACTTCCACAGTTCTTCAGGACAGTAGGGCCAGACCGTGTCGGAATGCGGATAGTCGCACTCCCAGGTGACCATGTCGGCATTCAGGAAGTCGAGGCTTTGCAGGCCGAACGCGTCGTCAATGAAACAGGTGATGAAGTTCCGGAAGAACAGGTCGCTCGGCAGCATGCCGCCGAAGTTCGAATTGGTCCATGCGTTGTGATGCTTGAACGTAAAGTCGGAACGTTCCAGGAAGTACGGAATCCAGCCGATGCCGCCCTCGGAGAGCGCGATCTTGAGCTCCGGGAACTTGATGAAGACCGGTGAGAACAGCCAATCTGCAGTCGCGTTGGCAATCGACATCGGCATCGTGATGATCCACGAGTCGATCGGCGATTCCGGTGAAATGTACGGCGCGCTCATACCGGAACCGATGTGCGTGCTGATCACCATCTTGTTGTCGGACATCACCTTCCACAACGGATCCCAATGGTCGGTATGAATGCTCGGCAGGCCTTTCTTCGCCGGCACGTCGGGGAAGGTGATCGTGTGTACGCCCAGCTTGGCAAGTCGCTTGGCTTCCTCGACACAGGCATCAATGTCCCATAGCGGCAGAATGCCGATCGGAATGATGCGGCCCGGCGCCTCACCGGCCCATTCGTGGACGTGCCAGTCGTTGTACGCCGAGACGACCGCCTTGGCGGCGGTCGGGTCCTTGGAGCCGATGAACAGGGTGCCGGCGAACTGCGGGAACGTCGGAAAGTTGATCGCACTGAGTACGCCATTGACGTTCATGTCGTCGATGCGCGCCTTGATGTCGTACGAGCCTTTGCGCAACTGCGCGTAGGCCGTCGGTTCGACACCGTACTCTTCCGGCGGGCGACCGACCACGGCGTTGAGCGCGATGTTCGGCAAGACCTTGTCATCGTAAATCCAGCAATCGGAACCGTTGGGCATCGACTTCATCATCGGCGCTTGGTCGCGATACTTGGCGGGCAGGTGCTTGTCGAAGAGATTCGGCGGCTCGATCACATGATCGTCGACGCTCAAAAGAATTAGATCGTTCATCTCCATGCCGCTTCTCCTCGATACGGGTTCAACATCATTGTGTGGGCGTTTCCGCGCTGACGGTCAGTGCTCACCTCAGCGTGAAAACTGCCGATTTGTTAGTTCGCACTTTAGTGGCCGAGAGCGCGCAGCGTCAAGGGGGCGGAGATGCCACTGCGGATGGCAACAACGGCCTATACCTACAAGGTGATTGATCGCTGCGATGCAGCATTCGATATCGGTCTTCACCGTCGCGTTTCATTACCGGACGGCCGTTCAAATACCGGCTGGACATGGCAAATAACTGAAAGTAAGTTAGTTATAATCGATACCGCAGGCCGGCGTATCCATGGCTTGCGGCGCCATAACACGTTGGAGGAGAAGATCGCATGGACGACCGCGAAGAGCAGGCGCATCCAGGCAATGACTCGCCGCTCGCAGAGGGTGCGTTGCACGGTTATCGAGTCATTGACTTGGCGACAGGCCAGGCCGCATCGGTCGCGGCAATGGTGCTGGCCGAATGCGGAGCCGAGGTGGTCAAGTTGAGCCTGAAGGGTCGACCGTCGCGCTTGAGCCCGGTTCAGCGCTCGATGTGGGACCGCAGCAAATCGGCGGAGTCTCTGGATTTGCTGGAGGCAGCGGATCGCGCGCGTTTCGCCGAGTTGCTCGCCGGCACCGATGTGCTGCTGCACGACCTGACGCCGTCGGAAGCCCGGCTGCTGGAACTCGATGAGGCCACGCTGGCGGCACGCTACCCGGCCTTGATCGCCAGTTCGGTGACGGGATGGCCCGCGGGTCACCCGAAGGCGGATCGTCCGGTCAGTGAAGCCCTGGTGCTGGGCGAGGCAGGCATCTTTGACGAGCAGGCCGCGATTGGTCGCGACGGACCGGTCTACCTGCGCTTTCCGCTCGGAAGCTGGCATGCGGCGGGTCTGGCGGCATCCGGCACGATCGCACGCCTGCTGATGCGCGAGAAGCGGCAGGGCGTGGGGCCGGTACGAACCAGCTTGATTCAAGGGGCGCTGATTCCACAGATGATGCTGTGGTACCGCACCGAGCGCAGCGGCCCGGGCATGGTTGGCTGGGCCAAGGATCATCCGGTGACCTTGTTCGAATGCGGCGATGGACAGTGGATACACGTGATGGGGCAACCCAACACGGCACCGCTGATGCGTGCCGGCATCGATGCGCTGACGCCGGAGGCGCGAGCTGCGGCCTTGGCGGAGCTTGCTGATGTTCCGATTCCGTTCATGGCGGAGTGGGGGGCGGTCAAGGCAATCTTCAAGACCCGGCCGCGGTCCGAATGGCTGGAGCATTTGTGGCAGCACGACGTGCCTGCACAGGCGGTCGGCCGGCTGGGCGAACTCTACGACGACCCGCAGGCACGGGCGAACGGCTATGTAGCCGAGGTCGACACCTCGGAGTACGGCTGCGTGCTGCAGCCCGGTGTGCCGCTGCATATCAATCCACCGCCGCGGCCTCGCATCGCCAGTTCGGCACCGAGTTGGCCGCCTCGCGAAGCGCCCCCAGCGAGCCACAAGCCGGATCAACCCCTGTCCGGGATCAAGGTCGTCGACTTCGGCAATTTTCTGGCCGGTCCGCTGACCGCGATGCTGTTGGCCGACCTCGGAGCCGACGTGGTCAAAGTGGAAATGCCGACCGGCGACCCGATGCGTCCGGTGGCGTGGGCCTTCAACGGCTGCCAGCGCGGCAAGCGGGCGCTGGGGCTACAGCTCAAAGACCCGGGCTCGCGGGACATCGTCGAGCGCCTGGTTCGGGACGCGGACATCGTGCATCACAATTTGCGTTTGCCGGTGGCCGAGAAGCTCGGCATCGGCTACGAAACGCTGAAGGCGATCAATCCAAATCTGATCTACTCGCACGTCAGCTCCTATGGCCGCCATGGTGAGCGCAAGGACTGGCCAGGGTACGACCAGTTGTTCCAGGCCGCCGCGGGTTGGGAGTACGAAGGGGCCGGTACCGGAAATCCGCCGATGTGGCATCGCTTCGGCATGATGGACCATCTGTCGTCGATGAACTCTCTGACGGTCACCCTGCTGGCGCTGCTGCAACGACAGCGCACTGGAAGCGGCCAGTTCGTCGCGGCGTCTCTTCTGGGCGCCAGCCTGTTTTCCTTCGACACGGCGCGGGCAAGCGACGGTACGCTGCTGCCGTATCCCCGGCTCGATTCTCAGCAATTCGGTGTGTCGTCGGCACAGCGGCTCTACCAATGTGCGGACGGGTGGATCGTGGTCGATGACAACGCTGATGACGCGGAGCGCCGGATGCTGGCGAACTTTCGTGCGAGTGACGTCACTGCGCTGGAAATCGCGATCGTCAAGCTCGATGTCGAGTCGGCGCTGGCGATCGCCGAGCGCGCCGCGGTGCCTGCGGTGCGGGTCAAGCTGGCTCAGCAGGACGCGTTCCTCGGCGACGAAGACAATCGCCGGCTGGGTCTGTCGGTGTGCTACCCGCATCCGAGCTATGGCTATCTGGAGCTACCTGGCGCGGTCTGGAGCTTCGGCGATCAAGCCAGGCTGCGGTTGCACCGTGCGCCACCACTACTCGGTCAGCATAGTTTCGAAGTTCTTCGGGAATGCGGATTCGGCGAGACCGAGATCGCTAGTCTCATCGACCGCGGCATCGTCTTCGCTGGTGAGCGGCGGCAAGCGGACGCGCGATGACGACCAACACTGTGCCGGACTGGTTCCGCCTGGCGGTTGCGAACATCGGGCATTCGAATTTCGTGGACATCGACGGAGTGCCGGTCCACTACCTGTCATGGAACCTGGCTGATACCGACAAGCCGGCTCTGCTGTTCGTGCACGGTTATCGCGGCCACGCGCGCTGGTGGGATTTCATCGCGCCATTTTTTGTGGATCGCTATCGGGTCGTTGCGCTGGATCTGTCCGGTATGGGTGATAGCGGCCATCGCGCTCACTAT from Gammaproteobacteria bacterium harbors:
- a CDS encoding amidohydrolase → MEMNDLILLSVDDHVIEPPNLFDKHLPAKYRDQAPMMKSMPNGSDCWIYDDKVLPNIALNAVVGRPPEEYGVEPTAYAQLRKGSYDIKARIDDMNVNGVLSAINFPTFPQFAGTLFIGSKDPTAAKAVVSAYNDWHVHEWAGEAPGRIIPIGILPLWDIDACVEEAKRLAKLGVHTITFPDVPAKKGLPSIHTDHWDPLWKVMSDNKMVISTHIGSGMSAPYISPESPIDSWIITMPMSIANATADWLFSPVFIKFPELKIALSEGGIGWIPYFLERSDFTFKHHNAWTNSNFGGMLPSDLFFRNFITCFIDDAFGLQSLDFLNADMVTWECDYPHSDTVWPYCPEELWKSIKHLPKETIDKITHLNTMREFSFDPISILGRENCTVGALRAQATHVDTVLRSGLGGMNPSKGDGRPVTSGEVMKMFAV
- a CDS encoding CoA transferase, coding for MDDREEQAHPGNDSPLAEGALHGYRVIDLATGQAASVAAMVLAECGAEVVKLSLKGRPSRLSPVQRSMWDRSKSAESLDLLEAADRARFAELLAGTDVLLHDLTPSEARLLELDEATLAARYPALIASSVTGWPAGHPKADRPVSEALVLGEAGIFDEQAAIGRDGPVYLRFPLGSWHAAGLAASGTIARLLMREKRQGVGPVRTSLIQGALIPQMMLWYRTERSGPGMVGWAKDHPVTLFECGDGQWIHVMGQPNTAPLMRAGIDALTPEARAAALAELADVPIPFMAEWGAVKAIFKTRPRSEWLEHLWQHDVPAQAVGRLGELYDDPQARANGYVAEVDTSEYGCVLQPGVPLHINPPPRPRIASSAPSWPPREAPPASHKPDQPLSGIKVVDFGNFLAGPLTAMLLADLGADVVKVEMPTGDPMRPVAWAFNGCQRGKRALGLQLKDPGSRDIVERLVRDADIVHHNLRLPVAEKLGIGYETLKAINPNLIYSHVSSYGRHGERKDWPGYDQLFQAAAGWEYEGAGTGNPPMWHRFGMMDHLSSMNSLTVTLLALLQRQRTGSGQFVAASLLGASLFSFDTARASDGTLLPYPRLDSQQFGVSSAQRLYQCADGWIVVDDNADDAERRMLANFRASDVTALEIAIVKLDVESALAIAERAAVPAVRVKLAQQDAFLGDEDNRRLGLSVCYPHPSYGYLELPGAVWSFGDQARLRLHRAPPLLGQHSFEVLRECGFGETEIASLIDRGIVFAGERRQADAR